The following are from one region of the Hymenobacter sp. YIM 151858-1 genome:
- a CDS encoding GNAT family N-acetyltransferase — protein sequence MHIEHQPEDQTFYATSHGYEGELSYSRPENGVVDFNHTYVDEELRGKGVADQLAAKALDWAAGEKLRVRTSCPYMAKFVEKNHAKYQQLLA from the coding sequence ATGCACATCGAACACCAACCCGAAGACCAAACCTTTTACGCCACCTCGCACGGCTACGAAGGCGAGCTTTCGTACAGCCGCCCCGAAAACGGCGTGGTCGATTTCAATCACACCTACGTTGATGAGGAGCTGCGCGGCAAAGGCGTGGCCGATCAGCTGGCCGCCAAGGCGCTTGATTGGGCCGCCGGCGAGAAGCTGCGCGTGCGAACCAGCTGCCCCTACATGGCCAAATTCGTAGAGAAAAACCACGCGAAGTACCAGCAGCTGCTGGCCTGA